cacccccccctctgcgtaggactactttatttgtatttatttatttattttattatttatcttatatttttatttagttcctcaaaagaaggagagggaggggggtggggaaacagaggagaagaaggggggaagagagagagagggagagagaggaaaagaaaaaagaagagaaaagaaaaaaaaaaaaacagataatctgcttccatgtctgctgaaaagagaaagacaacatacaacacctGTACCAATCACAacaaccatcaaacgttaaatgttgttgaacagcacagaTATTTCTGGGATCAccaagaaacgggagcgcacatgtcgtcacttctggcttaaaaactcggaatccgactctgatttttttttactaatgaatgaaaattaaatgcaacttaatttgtctttaaaaatgaaatttaaatgaCAGCTAATAGATGACACCCTGTCAGtaaaaataatgaacaaaaaaaatctaacacAACCTCTGGTCATTACATAGGCATTTATGTTAATCTTATATGTTCTAAAGTGTAACTCACTTAAGGGTCAAAAAAACTGTCATGTTGCCGTTATTACTGTGTCATGATATTATACAGACATTCATGCAAATGTTGCaaactgcaattaaaaatgCAACTCACTTAAAAGATACAAAATTACTGCTGTTAGTATCAAAGTATAGTCaaaccttggattgcgagtaacttggtttgcgagtgttttgcaagacgagcaaaaatgtataaattttaacttgataaacgagtgAGGTCTTTCAATACGagtatacgctttgtctgcctaTAGACACGTAATCACAACTGAgctggttcttctctctcttgctgtgggattgtgggtaatcgtctcccatgctcggtatTGGTCtgcatgcctcactcgtatagtcaaagtgtagtagaaaagcaccacccgaataagggcgtagcagtgcgagtgatgaatctgtttaatgaCAATGCAATGTTCACATTTCcacgaaatcgaaaaggaggcaaaagcggctgtcattggataggttccttgttaaagtcgcacaaaaagaaaaagattccagtgagccaacagataccagtgattctgttagttatagtgaaagtcgtcctacaaaataaccctcctctcctcctctctcttgtctccctcacaccatccatgattcttttcaaaggtaaagtgcagcttaatttgttttatgtatttttacttaatattttgtattaatcatttttatatgaatatctTTGGattgtggaacgaatcatctgagtttccattatttctaataggaaaattcgctttgatatacgagtgctttgggttacaagcacgtttccggaactaattatgctcgcaatccaaggttttactgtattccCCACAAGTCAATGTAGTGCCTTACACACAGGTTCCATGTAAGGAGATACTTCATTAACTTCATTAATTTATCATCCCCAATTCATTATAATTTTGTCCATGGAAAGAAACAAGAGATCCTGGAGGAAACTCACAACaaacagaggaagaacatgTAAGATCTGCACAAACAGAACCACAGTCGACATAGGTGATATGTCAGCTTGACACAGGAGTTGCCAATGTCAGAATTTATGATGGCTACAACATTTGGAACAAATGCTTGCGTCAAGATAGGTCAGCTGTCATGAAAAGCACTGGTGTCATATACCCTTTATAGAGCACCCAttagtaaagtgttacctaagAATTAATACtgtcaattttattttaaaaatcacattaacGGCATATAATGGTGTTTGACATCCTAAGTAGTTTGACGGAGAGAACCATGTCATACTGGGTTGCAATTTGTGGTTCTCCTtctaaaagatggatggaattttGAAGGACACCTGAAATTTATGGAAGATTAAAGTTATTTACTTAGAAAGAAAAACCATCAAACAAATACAGTTCCTTTGAATTTCTGTTCAACGGCACTGGGGCTAGATTTGCGTTGATACGAGACAGACTAGTGTTTCAGATACATCTGGAAGAAAGGACAGGTGAAACCGACAACAGTTAAATTCATCATGTACTTTCATTGATCTGGATTAGCCAATGAGGAACATTTTCCACTTGTGCAAAGATTAATTGTCTGACTTACGCATGACAGATCTTTGCTCAGATCCCAGCAATAATTAGCAAATATGGCATAAGATACCACTAAACTTAGTCCTTCAACTATGGATTTTATGTTTGGAAACATAAAATGAACTTGCTCAGGATGAGCTTCTAAGGCTACGCTCACACTGCAGGACAAATGTAGCCCAAATCTgattttttgctcatatgtgaCTAAGATTGCATTTTTACATTACAATGTGAACATCACAAGTCACATGGAATCCGATTTTTTCAATTCCGATTTGGGCCACTTCAGTATGTGGTCATAAATCGGATACAGGTCTGATTTTTTGCAACGCGACCTCAGTCTGAACAGCGAAATCGGAATTCATGCGACTTTTACGACACTCTCGATCGACGTTCGTCACAATTCTGCGCAGGCGgaagtcaccacatgtccccgTCAGAGTGCCAAACATGGAGGAGAACACAGAAGTTGGTCAGTGGAGGGACAGCGAGGTGCTGGATTTAATAAGTATTTGGGGAGATAAATCTGTTCCGGGAAACCTGGATGGTTCATATCGTAACCGGGCAGTTTTCGAATCAATAAAGTGAcgtctttgttgttttgtgcGCACGTGGGCCAGTTCAGTATAGTGAACCGttcacattgaaatctgatattGCCCACATTAAAAAGGGTaatgtgaacaggcaaacaaaaaaaatccgaTCTGAGCAGGAAATCAGAATTGAGCATTAAGCCCTGCAGTGTGAATGGAGCCTTAAAgaacaatggatggatggatgatagttTTTACTTCTTCTTGCAGCCAGAAGTTGGGGGTGTGAACTGTACATAGCATCTCTGATTGGTTGAGAACAGAAGCTCCTCCCCCTGATGTCACCAACATCCCCATATATCTGTGGGCTGCAGCCTCCCTGCCCCTCACACTCCAGTCTGCTCACGGATCACAGACTGACATCATGCTGTTCACTCTGTGCACCTTCATCACAGCTCTGGCATGTAAGAAACACGCCTCCTCTCTGTTTATTTTACTTGTTCAGTGTGTTATTTGTACATTACTTTGTATTTCTTTCCTTGTGTTTTTTGCCTTCCCAGATATCAGTGGCCAAAGGATTGTCACTCAAAAACCCTCCTTACTGACTCTGAGTAAAGGAGAAACGGCCACCTTGCACTGTCAGAAACCTGAAGATGATGGCTATCGTATTCACTGGTACAAGCAGGTCCCAGGAGGAGCTCCCCAATTCGTCCTGTATTACTACCGTACTGATAGCTCTCCCACATATGGAAGTGGATTCTCCTCCAGCCGCTTCACCTCCAGAGCCCAGTCTAACACAGATTATCAGTTAGTAATAAGCAGCGTGGAGGTGGACGACTCTGCTGTGTATTACTGTAAGAAATGGTTTAGCTCTCCCAGTGAAATGGTATCACAGTGattcacacaatgacaaaaaccTGCCAGTTTCACTTCTGCTTTACTACTAATGCTGACAGAATATTATTTCACTTAAAGTTAATCACAACCATTCTTAATGCAGTTAGAGTAATAACTGCCATCAGGACCGGTGGAAGCCCATGTGGTGCCCAAGGCAAACTTCACTGCCAGTGTCACACCCACCTGCACACCACTACTGCCAGGGAAAGGAAATAAAGATTGTGCattgtttaataaaatttaataacACAGATCGTataataacaaataacattatacagtaataaataataataataataataacaagagGTGGCATGGTGGCGTGGTGGTTAGCACCATATGGCAGAGTTTATTGATCGGTTATTAAAATCTGTCCTTGGCTGGGATGATACTGCGAACCTACCTGAGACTGAGTGAGCCCACTGGGCTCCCACACCAAGGCCTAATTCAGGGGAGAGGCTGCGGACCATCCTGGTTCGGTTCCTGCATTCGGGTTGATTTTGTGAGCACCTCAGAATAAAGGAGATCTGCTTTGGGGATACAAGCGATTTATGATTTCCTAGAGCTACACAAATGAAGTGGGAACAGTTGAGGGAATGTAGGAAGGCTCTCCACACAGAATTTCAAGGTCACCCTGTTGTACCAGGTGACCTGAGGATTGAGGGTAAGGCGGGAGGCAGGCACTTTGATAAACTGAAGCAGGCGATGGATTACATGAGAAGTTTTGGGACTGAATTACATTTGAATAGCAGGTTAGTTAGATTTATTGTAGTATATGATTGTTATACtgtatttgttttgattttttccAAGGATGTAATTTATAATCGGTAATGGGGTGTGCTCTGTAGCCAATGGTTTgtctttcattattatttttattattggtattattaTCCTATGTCTACATGTGTTATATACTAGATGGTCATGTTTCCTTTGATTGAATGATGCTATCAGGTCAAATAGGTGGGTCAACTGACAGTCGATGGTTCACGGACCAACAGTTTTCTTGTGGGGTGTATTTGAGGTGCAAAGTTTAATTTAATGTGCAGTTCAATTATGTTGGGAGAGGGTGGGGAAGAGGGGGATTTCAAAGCTATTCATAGGGATCCCTTGAGAGGGGATGGCCTTATGTACCTTTATGTTCTGATTTTTGATGTTTGTCACCTATGCCGGTTTTAATTACAGTTCCATACAGTGAGAGATATTTACTATACGTACACAGCTTATAAGCTACTTAGTTCCTAAGAGCAGTATgtactaggggtgtaacggcTCACAAAAATCACGGTTCGGTTCGATACGACA
This genomic window from Paramormyrops kingsleyae isolate MSU_618 chromosome 22, PKINGS_0.4, whole genome shotgun sequence contains:
- the LOC111838286 gene encoding immunoglobulin lambda-1 light chain-like → MLFTLCTFITALAYISGQRIVTQKPSLLTLSKGETATLHCQKPEDDGYRIHWYKQVPGGAPQFVLYYYRTDSSPTYGSGFSSSRFTSRAQSNTDYQLVISSVEVDDSAVYYCKKWFSSPSEMTCSTVVFGQGTKLIVSDPSLEAPSLSLLPPSSEELKTGKATLVCLAKMSAAFADVSWTYNGSPLTDGVFTSSATQQADKTFGLSSFLSVKPSEWDSDGVFTCRATQGAKSTEAVIKKSNCAE